A window of Chryseobacterium aquaeductus genomic DNA:
TCTCCTGCACCGGTACGGTTATCTCCTGTAAGCCAGATATTTCCGCTTGGATGCCTCATTGAGTTGAAGTAGATCACATCACCACCGTACAAGGCAACATTTCTGCCCGAGACCATTGCTGTTCTGCCAAGATCGGCAACTTTTCCGTTTGCATCAAGTAAGAATGCAACAGCATCCAGATCGTATTCTTCTTCTTTACCACCAAATATTTTCCCTAAAAAGCCACCTTGTTTCTGACGGACATCCCACCCCAAACCGATTGTAACTTGTGAAAGATCATAAATACTCTCTCCTTTATCATTTTTTCTGAGATCAATAGTCTGACCTTTCTGTAAATTTATAGCCATGCTTATTATTATTTTATTATTTGTCCTTTGTAATATTTTGATAAGAAAAATGCCAGATCCTCACGGTATCCAATTCCTGAAGCTTCAAATTTCCACTGATTATTTCTTTTGTAAAGTCTTCCAAATTCTACTGCTGTTTCGATGGAAAAATCTTCTCCCAATTCATATTTTGC
This region includes:
- a CDS encoding TerD family protein; translation: MAINLQKGQTIDLRKNDKGESIYDLSQVTIGLGWDVRQKQGGFLGKIFGGKEEEYDLDAVAFLLDANGKVADLGRTAMVSGRNVALYGGDVIYFNSMRHPSGNIWLTGDNRTGAGDGDDEQIIVQLDKLDQKYQKILFVVTIYQGRKNNQHFGMVDNAFIRAVDSRGKEITKYSLSGDASMNGMCSMVFAEAYRHNGDWKFRALGEANQTDNFVDILAKYAYNK